ACAATTTATTTCATGTCAAATGAAAACTGGTCATGTTTATGATTTCAGGCTGCATGTTCAAAGAAACGGAGAAGGAAAATGGGTCATTACTTCAATTTTTCCAAGGATAGGTCCATTGGGAAGCATTGTATCAAATATGGGTAGTGGTGGTTATAGCACGTATCTAGAAATTTTTTTAAAAACAGAGTTTGATGACAACTGGTACAATATTCAAAGGTATTTGGAGCGGTTTGCAGTAAGCTTTGTTAACCATTTTGATTCTTTATATGACAGTGTATCATTTGATGAATTAGGAATTGATGTTGGAATTGATGCGGACCAAAAATTGTGGCTGTTTGAAGTGAATTGGAGACCAGGTGCACCTAGTATATTTAATCTTGAATTAGATGTAGTTAGAAACACGATTCACTATGCTAGATATTTAGCCAATAAATACAAACAAAATAGAGGATAAAAACAAGGGAAACGGTAGGGTGATGCTTTTAAAAAAATCAATATTAGTGAAGAGATGATTGAGAATGTACTACATGGCAATCTATACAATGGGATTGCAACATATCCCAATCGTTTATTTGCTACTAGCTTTTTTGATAATATGGTATTGAACAGTATTGGAGTCCCTATTCAAAACAATGATCAACGATATACACTATTTTTTTGTTTTTAAGGAAAAATATATATAAATAGGGGGCATGCAAAAACAAATTTTAGTGTAGAGTTGAAATAAAGTTAATATGCTTAAAATAAAGCTCCGGTGTTTGTAAAAAAGTTGCATGGTTTCATCCCTTTAGGTTCGAATATCTAAAGGGATGTTCTTATATCTAAGGGAAAAGGAACGGGTTCTCCGCAAAAGATGGTTTATTTGCATGGTTTTTCTTTGGATCTCCCGCATCCTATATGAATTCCATATCTTTATTAAATCTATTGTTTATATAGTCTCCTATTGTGAAGGTGTAAAGGTTAAGCGTATAATATTATAGGTCTAAAAAATATAGGATAAATTGTGAATGATAAAAATGATAGATATTTTTCATCACTTATAAAACAGAGATAAAATGAAAGTAGCATTGGAATTTAGATAGGGAGTTATAAAATGAAATTAATCATAGCCGAGAAACCAGATCAAGGTTTGGCCCTTGTTTCTCAATTTAAATATCGCCGAAAAGACGGCTATTTAGAAGTAGAAGCAAATGAGTTATTTCCAAATGGAGCTTATTGTACATGGGCAATTGGTCATTTGACGCAGTTATGTAATCCGGAACATTATCACGCTGAGTGGAAAAAGTGGTCACTCGATACATTACCAATGATTCCGGAACGTTTTCAATTTGAAGTTACAAAATCAAAGTATAAGCAATTTAATGTTGTGAAACAGCTGTTACATAATCCGCAAGTGACGGGAATTATTCATGCAGGCGATGCGGGGCGTGAAGGGGAATTAATTGTACGAAATATTATCAATCTTTGTAACGTGCAAAAACCGATGAAACGTCTATGGATCTCCTCCTTAACGAAGCAAGCGATTTACCAAGGATTTAAAAATTTACTTGATGAAGCAGATACAATCAATACGTACTATGAAGCATACACACGATCATGTGCCGACTGGGTGGTTGGGATGAATGCATCGCGTGTCTTTAGTATTTTGCTAAAGAAAAAAGGAATGAATGATGTGTTTTCGGCTGGTCGTGTACAGACGCCGACATTAGCTTTAATTGTGAAACGTGAAAAAGAAATAGAAAACTTTAAATCAGAGCCGTTTTGGGAAGTGTTTGCAACTTTTAATATAGAAGGAAAGAAATATGAAGGGAAATGGGAGAAAGATAATGAGTCCCGTTTAAAAGACCCTGATATGGCAAATAAAATTGCAGCATTTTGCCAAAATAAACCGGCTGAAGTAAAAGAAATGAAAACGGAGCGGAAGGAGTTTCAACCACCGTTTTTATTTAACTTATCATCACTGCAAGCAACAGCGAATAAAGCATTTAAGTTTTCACCAAAAAAGACTCTTGATATTACACAAGCATTGTATCAAAAAGGTATTGTGTCTTACCCACGTTCGGATTCTAACTATGTAACACAAGGAGAAGCAGCAACGTTCCCTGACATCTTACAAAAATTAAGCCAGTTTGAGGAATATAAAGACTTATTACCAGCGCCGATTGAGTCCATTATGAATAATAAGCGATATGTGAATGAGAAAAAGGTTACAGATCACTATGCAATTATTCCAACAGAACAAGCGACAAATCCAAATAAACTATCTGGCGATGAAAAGAAAATTTACGATATGATTGTAAGGCGTCTCATTGCGGCTCATTATGAAGTTGCGATCTTTGACTATACAACAATTACAACACTTGTTGATAGCCGTGCTGAATTTATTTCAAAAGGGAAACAGCAAATTCAAGAAGGATGGCGCAAAGTTATTTTCCAAGATGATAAAGAAGATGAAACCATTCTTCCAATCGTAGTAGAAGGCGAACAAGGGAAAGTTGTAACGGTGAAAGTGAAAGAAGGAAAAACACAGCCACCAAAGCGTTATACAGAAGGGCAGCTTATTACGCTAATGAAGACAGCTGGGAAATATTTAGAAAATGAAGAGCTAGAGAAAGTATTAAAAAAGACAGAAGGGTTAGGGACAGAGGCAACCCGTGCAGGCATCATTACAATGCTGAAAGATCGTAAGTATATTGATGTGAAGAAAAATCAAGTGTATGCAACAGATAAAGGAAAAGTATTAATTACCGCAATTGGTGATAAAATTTTAGCTTCTCCAGAAATGACTGCGAAGTGGGAGCAGCGTCTTGCTGAAATTGGGGAAGGCATAGCTTCTCCAGCAACCTTTATGGAACAAACGAAAAAGCTATCAGCGAAAATTATTGAAGATGCGATTGAAATGTCTGAGAAGTGGGACTTTACTGGATTACATGTTGAATCGATTGAACGTAAAGAATCGAAGTTTACAACAGGTAAAAAAGTAGGGAAATGTAAAAAATGTGATGGTGATATAATCGATAAATCAACTTTTTATGGGTGCTCGAACTATAATACAACACAATGTGATTTCACGATTTCAAAAAAAATATTAGGGAAAACAATATCACAAAAGAATATGACTAAGTTATTAAAAGGTGAACAAACAGATTTAATTAAAGGTTTTAAGAAGAATGATAAAACTTTTGATGCGAAATTAGAGTGGAAAGAGAATAAAATCAATTTTGTGTTTGAGAAGTGAGAGTTGTCAGCTAATAAAAAGTTCTTTACTAGGTAAAAAGGTTCTGTAGCAAGATGGAGTGCTTTTTTTCGTATATCTTGCGTCAAGACAATATAAGCCATTCAGAATAAGAATAACTATACAAAGGTTTTATTTGGGGAATTAATGTTCACGAATTAAAAAGGTATTTAACAAATAATAAAGCCATTTAAAAAATAATAAAATAGCATTGCACGTTGATTCTAATATAAAACAACGTGTGATATGAAGTATAACTTTGCATAAAATACAGATGTATGCTTTCTTTTTGTTGTACAAAGATATGTTTCATCAAAGTTTGCTAATTCAAATTATGATTATAAAAAAGCTGGAGGATTTTTTATAAGAAATCCTTTAGCTTAATAAATAACCGTGTATTTAAAATTAAGTTACATTTATTTTTTTATGTGAGCTAATACTTATTATTAAGTGAACTTTTATTGCGAGAATAACAAAAATAAATAATTAGTCCTACAGCTATCAAAGAACTGAGTTTGACTCATCTGTAATATCTTGTTCCTCTGGTACTTTGGGAAAGCAAACAAAGCACGGTGAAGGCTGGATACAGGAACACTTATCCCTATGTTGAAACGGATGGAGACTGCAAAGTTAATTCACCGAAAGCTCAGTAGCATGCGTTGAATTATGCTTGTCAATGCATGGCTTCGTGATTAAACGAATATATCCAAACAAGTCAGAGCATTGAGTGCCGTGACTTTTTTATCATTATTATATTGTGTATTTTTGGATTAAACGCTATAATTATAGTGTTAAAGATGGAATCGTGATATGACCTGTTATGAATCTATCATTTTACTTATGAATAAATGGATTGGTATTTTAGCAAGATGTGCTAATAAACTACTCCACCATGATGATAGCGTACCTATTAATTCGGTGCGTATATTTTCGTGGTGGAGTTTTTTTATTCTCAAAAAGGGGGAAAGACCATGAATGACAGCATGGTTCATATTACAATTGACGGCAAAGAATATAGTGCTAAGCCCGGTTCAACTATATTAGGCATCATTAATGAGAACGGGATTGAACATCCACAAATCTGTTATGTGCCTGAAGTGGATCCTATTCAAACATGTGATACTTGTATTGTAGAAGTTGATGGGAAACTTGTGCGATCCTGCTCGGCAGTAGCAACGGACGGTATGAATATTGAGTTGTCCTCTATTAGTGCAAAGGCAGCACAAACGGAGGCGATGGATCGCTTATTAGAAAATCATTTACTTTATTGTACGGTCTGTGACAACAATAACGGGAACTGCAAATTGCATAATACGGCAGAATTAATGGAAATTGAGCATCAAAAATATCCTTACGAGCCAAAAGTAGATACAAGTGAGGTTGATATGTCTCATCCATTTTATCGCTATGATCCTAATCAGTGTATTGCGTGCGGTCAATGTGTAGAGGTGTGTCAAAACTTACAAGTAAATGAAACGTTATCTATTGATTGGGAAGCGGAACGTCCTCGTGTTATTTGGGATGATGGAGTGGATATTAACGATTCTTCATGTGTTAGCTGCGGTCAATGTGTAACTATTTGCCCTTGTAATGCTTTGATGGAAAAATCGATGCTTGGTGAAGCTGGATTTATGACTGGGCTGAAGCCGGACATACTTGAGCCTATGGTTGATCTTATAAAAGAAGTGGAACCTGGATACAGTGGTATTTTCGCTATATCAGAAGTAGAAGCTGCGATGCGTGAAACTCGTACGAAGAAAACGAAAACAGTATGTACGTTTTGTGGTGTAGGGTGCTCATTCGAAGTGTGGACGAAGGGACGTAAAATTCTTAAAGTCCAACCAACTTCTGAAGCGCCGGTTAATGCAATTTCTACTTGCGTAAAAGGAAAATTTGGTTGGGATTTTGTAAATTCTGAAGAACGACTCACTAAGCCTTTAATTCGTAAAAATGGAACATTTGTTGAATCAACTTGGGAAGAAGCACTTGAATTAGTGGCAAATAAATTAGGATCTATTAAACAAGAGTACGGCAGTGGTTCTGTAGGTTTTATTTCTTCTTCTAAAATTACGAATGAAGACAACTATGTTATTCAAAAATTAGCTCGACAAGTATTCGAAACGAACAACATTGATAACTGCTCTCGTTATTGTCAATCACCAGCAACAGATGGGTTATTCCGTACGATTGGTATGGGCGGAGATGCCGGAACGATTAAAGATATTGCACAATCAGGTCTTGTTATTATCGTTGGTTCAAATCCAACAGAAGGCCACCCAGTTTTAGCTACTCGTGTGAAACGTGCGCATAAACTTCACGGTCAAAAACTAATTGTTGCAGATCTTCGTAAAACCGAAATGGCAGAGCGTTCAGATATCTTTATTAGTCCAAAGCAAGGAACAGATCAAGTATGGTTAATGGCTGTTACGAAATATATGATTGATCAAGGTTGGCATGATCAACAGTTCATCGACGAGAATGTAAACTTCTTTGAAGACTTCAAAGATAGTCTTGCAGAATATACGCTTGAATATGCAGAAGAGATTACAGGCATTTCAAAAGAAACTCTCGTTAGAATGGCAGAAATGATTCGTGACGCAGATGGTACTTGTATTCTTTGGGGAATGGGTGTAACGCAAAATACGGGTGGTTCAGATACTTCCGCTGCGATTTCAAATTTACTTCTTGCAACAGGAAATTATCGTCGCCCAGGTGCTGGTGCATATCCGCTACGAGGTCATAACAACGTACAAGGTGCTTGTGATATGGGAACTCTCCCAGGCTGGCTTCCAGGATATCAGCACGTTACTGACGATGTAGAACGTGCGAAATTTGAAATAGCTTACGGGGTGAAAATTGATAACAAACCAGGTCTTAATAACATTGAAATGCTTCACGCAATTGAAGAAGAGAAAATGAAAGCAATGTATCTAGTTGGGGAGGATATGGCCCTTGTAGACTCTAACGCAAATCATGTACATGAAGTTTTATCAAGTCTTGAATTCTTTGTCGTTCAAGATGTTTTCCTTTCTAAAACTGCTCAATACGCCGATGTAGTGTTACCAGCAGCACCATCTCTTGAAAAAGAAGGTACTTTCACAAATACAGAGCGTCGTGTACAAAGATTATATCAAGTTCTTCCAACGCTAGGTGATGCGAAACCAGATTGGTGGATCGTACAAGCGATTGCAAATAAATTAGGCGCAAATTGGAACTATAGTCATCCAAGTGAAATCTTTGCTGAAATGGCAAGCTTATCGCCACTTTTCGCACAAGCAAACTATGAAGTACTTGAAGGCTGGAATAGTTTCCATTGGGGAAGCTTTGAAGGAACGAATACGCCGCTTCTTTTCCAAGATGGATTTAACTTCCCAGACAAAAAAGCTCGTTTTGCGCTAGCTGATTGGGTACGTCCTGCTGAATTCCCAGCGGAATATGATCTTCACATTAATAATGGTCGTATGCTTGAACATTTCCATGAAGGTAATATGACAAATAAATCAACTGGTATTCAAACGAAAGTGCCTGGTGTATTCGTTGAAGTTTCTCCAGAACTTGCAAAAGAACGTGGAGTTAAAACTGGTTCGTTAGTGCGCCTTGTTTCTCCTTTTGGAGCACTTAAATTACGTGCACTTGTAACGGATCGCGTAAAAGAAAATGAGCTTTATTTACCGATGAACTCAACTGATAAAGAATCGGCGATTAATTTCTTAACTGGTCCGGCGGTCGATCAACGTACGAATACACCTGCATATAAACAAACGAAGGTTCGTATGGAAGTGTTACAAGTAGAAGGTGAAAATCCGATGCCAAAAGCGAATCCACGTAACAAAAAGCGTCATCCTCAAAATGGGATTGAGGTAAATCGTAAGTGGGCTCGTCCAGGATACGTACATTTAACGGATAACTAGGGAGGAGAAAAGAATATGGCAGCACCTATTAAGGCGATCCAGAAGCAGGGGCTAACTGAGGAAGAACAAAAGCAACAAAAGCTAGAAGGTTTAAAAGAACTTCTAGCTAATAATGAAGAAGCTTTAAATCAAATGTTTAATATTGTAGGTGAACTGAATGATATTGGGATGCTGGAAGCTGCAAATTCTATGCTTAAAGCGAAAGAACCAATTGCAAAAATTGTTTTAGGACAAGTCACTCGTGAACCAGTTACAAATTTAATTAATAATATGCTGGGCGCTGCAGGAGCTTTAACAGAGCTTAATCCGGAACTTACTAAAAAGCTTGTAGGTAGTGTATTAACAGGCATGGATGAAGGTAATCAGCATCTGCAAAGTAATAAAAAAGTAGGAATACTGGACCTTATGAAGGTACTTAAGGATCCGGATATTAACCGTGCTATCGGATTCGGTCTTCATTTCTTAAAAGGTATGGGTAAAGGGTTAAAAGACGAATAGGTAAGCAACAATAATATTATTTCATATGTTGTATGCATGTTTGAAATAATGCCAAAAGATGAGCCTTTTCGTTTAATTATTTGAGTGAATAATTTAGACGAAAAGGTCATTTTGTTACAATGTTTATGATGAAGTAGTATTCGGGAAATTAATATTGATTAACTGGGAGGAATGAGAGTATGTCAAAAATGGTGCATGAATTTAATGATATGATACGAAAGCTTAGAAAAGATTTGTTCGGAAAGGGACCAGAACGAATTCATACTGTATTTGCTGAGAATATGGCTATTGCCACACTTTATGGAAATTTGACACCTACTGAGAAATTCATTTCGGGAACTATGGATGGTGCGGAAATGGTTCATATGGCTCGAACGAAAATGATTCAGGAGGTTTATGCTGTCAATTCTCGTGAACATTTGGAGGAACTTGTTGGGGCAAAATTAGTTCATCTGTTTTCGGATATGAAAGTGGAAGAAGATATTGCAGTTTCAGTCTTTGTCTTTGATAAAAATATAACGTGAGAGAAGGATACTGATCGTGAAATCGATACAGGTGGAACGGGGGATTTTCCGTTATGAACAAGGGGAATTTAAACAAATAGAGGACAGCATTGTAACAGAGTTTCCAGTGACGGTTAAAATTAACGGACAGGAATTTGTTACAATGGTTAGTACTCCAGAGTATATTGAAGATATGGTAATAGGCTTTTTAGCCTCTGAAGGTATAATCCGAAAGTATGAAGATATTGATGAAATATGGGTACAGGAGAAAGAAGGATATGTACATGTAAAAACGACAAAAATCAATCCTTATTATCGTGATATCCAAAATAAGCGTTATATTACTTCATGCTGTGGAATGAGTAGGCAAGGATTTGTTTTCGCAAACGATGCGCTGACTGCGAAGAAGATGAATGATATTCGCGTAAAGATCACTACTCAGGATTGTTTTCGATTAATGAATGATATGCAGCAATCTGCGGCTACTTTTCAACATACAGGCGGCGTTCATAATGCAGCTTTATGCGATGTGAATGGGATTATTTTAAGCCGAATGGATATAGGAAGACATAATGCTTTAGATAAAATTTACGGCTATTGTTTAAAAAATAACATTTCTATTGGTGATAAAATTATTGTTTTTAGTGGCCGTATATCTTCAGAGATTCTATTGAAAGTTGCGAAAATTGGCTGTGAAATAATATTGTCAAAATCCGCTCCAACTGAGTTAGCATTGCAGCTAGCAGAAGAATTGGGGATTACTACAATAGGTTTCATTCGGAATCAATCTTTAAATGTATATACTCATCCAGAGCGGGTTGTAAATATTAAATAAAACTTGTACGGAATTATAAAATATGTAGAAGCGAGGCAATAAACATGAAATCCGTCACATTAGACAAATTGCACCGTCCTTTAAAGGATTTACGTATTTCTGTTACCGATCGCTGTAATTTTCGCTGTCGATATTGTATGCCAGAGGAAATATTTGGTCGTGATTATTCTTTTTTGTCTAATGATAAAATTTTATCTTTTGATGAAATTGAAAGGATAGCGCGTATTTTCGTTTCTTTAGGTGTAAGAAAGTTGCGTATTACTGGGGGAGAGCCTTTACTTCGGAAAAACCTTCCTGAATTAA
This sequence is a window from Bacillus pseudomycoides DSM 12442. Protein-coding genes within it:
- the topB gene encoding DNA topoisomerase III — protein: MKLIIAEKPDQGLALVSQFKYRRKDGYLEVEANELFPNGAYCTWAIGHLTQLCNPEHYHAEWKKWSLDTLPMIPERFQFEVTKSKYKQFNVVKQLLHNPQVTGIIHAGDAGREGELIVRNIINLCNVQKPMKRLWISSLTKQAIYQGFKNLLDEADTINTYYEAYTRSCADWVVGMNASRVFSILLKKKGMNDVFSAGRVQTPTLALIVKREKEIENFKSEPFWEVFATFNIEGKKYEGKWEKDNESRLKDPDMANKIAAFCQNKPAEVKEMKTERKEFQPPFLFNLSSLQATANKAFKFSPKKTLDITQALYQKGIVSYPRSDSNYVTQGEAATFPDILQKLSQFEEYKDLLPAPIESIMNNKRYVNEKKVTDHYAIIPTEQATNPNKLSGDEKKIYDMIVRRLIAAHYEVAIFDYTTITTLVDSRAEFISKGKQQIQEGWRKVIFQDDKEDETILPIVVEGEQGKVVTVKVKEGKTQPPKRYTEGQLITLMKTAGKYLENEELEKVLKKTEGLGTEATRAGIITMLKDRKYIDVKKNQVYATDKGKVLITAIGDKILASPEMTAKWEQRLAEIGEGIASPATFMEQTKKLSAKIIEDAIEMSEKWDFTGLHVESIERKESKFTTGKKVGKCKKCDGDIIDKSTFYGCSNYNTTQCDFTISKKILGKTISQKNMTKLLKGEQTDLIKGFKKNDKTFDAKLEWKENKINFVFEK
- the fdhF gene encoding formate dehydrogenase subunit alpha — its product is MNDSMVHITIDGKEYSAKPGSTILGIINENGIEHPQICYVPEVDPIQTCDTCIVEVDGKLVRSCSAVATDGMNIELSSISAKAAQTEAMDRLLENHLLYCTVCDNNNGNCKLHNTAELMEIEHQKYPYEPKVDTSEVDMSHPFYRYDPNQCIACGQCVEVCQNLQVNETLSIDWEAERPRVIWDDGVDINDSSCVSCGQCVTICPCNALMEKSMLGEAGFMTGLKPDILEPMVDLIKEVEPGYSGIFAISEVEAAMRETRTKKTKTVCTFCGVGCSFEVWTKGRKILKVQPTSEAPVNAISTCVKGKFGWDFVNSEERLTKPLIRKNGTFVESTWEEALELVANKLGSIKQEYGSGSVGFISSSKITNEDNYVIQKLARQVFETNNIDNCSRYCQSPATDGLFRTIGMGGDAGTIKDIAQSGLVIIVGSNPTEGHPVLATRVKRAHKLHGQKLIVADLRKTEMAERSDIFISPKQGTDQVWLMAVTKYMIDQGWHDQQFIDENVNFFEDFKDSLAEYTLEYAEEITGISKETLVRMAEMIRDADGTCILWGMGVTQNTGGSDTSAAISNLLLATGNYRRPGAGAYPLRGHNNVQGACDMGTLPGWLPGYQHVTDDVERAKFEIAYGVKIDNKPGLNNIEMLHAIEEEKMKAMYLVGEDMALVDSNANHVHEVLSSLEFFVVQDVFLSKTAQYADVVLPAAPSLEKEGTFTNTERRVQRLYQVLPTLGDAKPDWWIVQAIANKLGANWNYSHPSEIFAEMASLSPLFAQANYEVLEGWNSFHWGSFEGTNTPLLFQDGFNFPDKKARFALADWVRPAEFPAEYDLHINNGRMLEHFHEGNMTNKSTGIQTKVPGVFVEVSPELAKERGVKTGSLVRLVSPFGALKLRALVTDRVKENELYLPMNSTDKESAINFLTGPAVDQRTNTPAYKQTKVRMEVLQVEGENPMPKANPRNKKRHPQNGIEVNRKWARPGYVHLTDN
- a CDS encoding DUF1641 domain-containing protein, encoding MAAPIKAIQKQGLTEEEQKQQKLEGLKELLANNEEALNQMFNIVGELNDIGMLEAANSMLKAKEPIAKIVLGQVTREPVTNLINNMLGAAGALTELNPELTKKLVGSVLTGMDEGNQHLQSNKKVGILDLMKVLKDPDINRAIGFGLHFLKGMGKGLKDE
- a CDS encoding DUF2294 domain-containing protein produces the protein MSKMVHEFNDMIRKLRKDLFGKGPERIHTVFAENMAIATLYGNLTPTEKFISGTMDGAEMVHMARTKMIQEVYAVNSREHLEELVGAKLVHLFSDMKVEEDIAVSVFVFDKNIT
- the fdhD gene encoding formate dehydrogenase accessory sulfurtransferase FdhD; its protein translation is MKSIQVERGIFRYEQGEFKQIEDSIVTEFPVTVKINGQEFVTMVSTPEYIEDMVIGFLASEGIIRKYEDIDEIWVQEKEGYVHVKTTKINPYYRDIQNKRYITSCCGMSRQGFVFANDALTAKKMNDIRVKITTQDCFRLMNDMQQSAATFQHTGGVHNAALCDVNGIILSRMDIGRHNALDKIYGYCLKNNISIGDKIIVFSGRISSEILLKVAKIGCEIILSKSAPTELALQLAEELGITTIGFIRNQSLNVYTHPERVVNIK